Proteins from one Chryseobacterium arthrosphaerae genomic window:
- a CDS encoding 2Fe-2S iron-sulfur cluster-binding family protein — protein sequence MSDINIKITDREGVTHDVVAPTDMSMNLMEIIRSYELAEEGTIGVCGGMAMCASCQVYVINDPGLEPMGDEEDAMLAEAFHVKDNSRLGCQLHIVDEMEGLEVEIAPYP from the coding sequence ATGTCAGATATTAATATTAAAATCACCGACAGAGAAGGGGTAACCCACGATGTCGTAGCGCCTACGGATATGTCCATGAACTTAATGGAGATCATCCGTTCCTATGAATTGGCAGAAGAAGGTACGATTGGTGTATGTGGAGGAATGGCGATGTGTGCTTCATGTCAGGTTTATGTAATCAATGATCCTGGTCTGGAACCGATGGGAGATGAAGAAGATGCCATGCTTGCTGAAGCTTTCCATGTGAAAGATAACAGCCGATTAGGATGCCAGCTGCACATAGTGGATGAAATGGAGGGACTAGAAGTGGAAATTGCTCCTTATCCATAG
- a CDS encoding LURP-one-related/scramblase family protein yields the protein MVLNNLNYPLDFKFKITTLASDFNITDKNGNYVAYVRQKMFKLKEDVIVFNDESKSKELFRIRANKWIDFNASYSLNDLIDNKNFGRLARKGMRSIWKASYDILDANDQPKFKVQEDSAWVRFWDSFVGELPIIGMFTGYFLNPSYTVTGIDGKAYFKLKKMPSFFGRRFQLDRLIDIDDEEESLVILSLLMMTLLERARG from the coding sequence ATGGTACTTAACAACCTTAACTATCCGCTGGATTTCAAATTCAAAATCACTACCTTAGCAAGCGACTTCAACATTACTGACAAAAACGGGAATTATGTAGCTTACGTACGTCAGAAAATGTTTAAACTGAAGGAAGATGTAATCGTTTTCAATGATGAGAGCAAATCGAAGGAACTTTTCCGGATCAGAGCCAACAAATGGATTGATTTCAATGCTTCTTATTCTTTGAATGATCTTATTGACAATAAAAACTTCGGAAGACTGGCAAGAAAAGGGATGCGTTCTATCTGGAAAGCAAGCTATGATATTCTTGATGCTAATGATCAGCCGAAATTTAAAGTTCAGGAAGACAGCGCATGGGTAAGATTCTGGGACAGCTTTGTGGGTGAGCTTCCTATCATCGGGATGTTTACCGGATATTTCCTTAATCCGTCTTACACGGTAACAGGAATTGACGGGAAAGCTTATTTTAAACTGAAAAAAATGCCTTCATTCTTCGGAAGAAGATTCCAGCTGGACAGGCTGATCGATATTGATGATGAAGAAGAAAGTCTGGTAATCCTTTCTTTATTGATGATGACCCTACTGGAAAGAGCAAGAGGCTAA
- a CDS encoding NAD(P)/FAD-dependent oxidoreductase — MITTDILIIGAGPTGLFAVFEAGLLKMKCHIIDALPQPGGQLAELYPKKPIFDIPGYPSVNAGELVDNLMEQIKQFQPGFTLGETAVSYTKVDEEWFEVVTNKGTVHRCKAIAIAGGLGTFEPRKPTFENVADYEEKGLEYFVKEPEHFRNKKVVIAGGGDSALDWSIFLSNVASEVTLIHRRNEFRGALDSVEKVQDLKNQGKIKLITPAEVTGIKGDGKVEAITVEKEGEEAYDIETDYFIPLFGLTPKLGEIGNWGLNIEKNAIVVNNALDYQTNIDGIYAIGDINTYPGKLKLILCGFHEATLMCQSVYNRLNPGKKFVLKYTTVSGVDGFDGSRKEAEKAVVKKID; from the coding sequence ATGATAACCACTGATATATTGATCATAGGGGCGGGACCTACAGGACTTTTTGCAGTTTTTGAAGCTGGTTTATTAAAAATGAAGTGTCATATTATTGATGCACTTCCGCAGCCGGGAGGGCAATTGGCTGAACTTTATCCTAAGAAACCTATTTTCGATATTCCGGGGTATCCTTCAGTGAATGCTGGGGAATTGGTGGATAATTTAATGGAGCAGATCAAGCAGTTTCAGCCGGGGTTCACTTTGGGAGAAACAGCCGTTTCTTATACAAAAGTTGACGAAGAGTGGTTTGAAGTAGTTACAAATAAAGGAACCGTTCACCGATGTAAAGCTATTGCCATTGCAGGTGGATTGGGAACTTTTGAACCTAGAAAGCCTACTTTTGAAAATGTAGCGGATTATGAAGAAAAAGGACTTGAGTATTTCGTTAAGGAACCTGAGCACTTCAGAAACAAAAAAGTAGTAATTGCCGGAGGTGGTGATTCTGCTCTTGACTGGAGTATTTTCCTTTCTAACGTAGCCAGTGAAGTAACGCTGATCCACAGAAGAAATGAGTTCAGAGGGGCTTTGGATTCTGTAGAAAAAGTTCAGGATCTTAAAAATCAGGGGAAAATTAAATTAATTACACCTGCTGAAGTAACCGGGATCAAAGGTGATGGTAAAGTAGAAGCAATTACTGTAGAAAAAGAAGGTGAAGAAGCTTACGATATTGAAACGGATTACTTTATTCCTTTATTCGGATTGACGCCTAAGTTGGGTGAGATCGGAAACTGGGGACTGAATATAGAGAAAAATGCCATCGTCGTAAACAACGCTCTTGATTATCAAACCAATATTGACGGGATTTATGCCATCGGAGATATCAACACATATCCTGGAAAACTGAAGCTGATCCTTTGTGGTTTCCACGAAGCTACCCTGATGTGTCAGAGTGTATATAACAGACTCAATCCCGGTAAAAAATTCGTATTAAAATATACAACGGTAAGTGGAGTAGACGGATTCGACGGAAGCCGTAAAGAAGCAGAGAAGGCGGTTGTGAAAAAAATTGACTAA
- a CDS encoding DUF3108 domain-containing protein has protein sequence MKKILNLFAVFIFFLGSAQIDNVADGESITLRIHYGFLNAGTANLTTQKTNYKGVPHLYVKGTGQTTGAVKAFFKVEDLYESFINTETGLPSFYVRNVREGSYRQHLETVFNHDNNTLILTDKKTPANGSKVLKSVKGVQDMLSCFYYLRSKSPDELKVGTIINMNVWIDDEMFPFQLKVIGTENLKTKFGTINCLKIIPSVKSGRVFKEKEGVTMWVSNDANHVPMLLKAELAVGSLKASIDGYKNVKYPLKFTK, from the coding sequence ATGAAGAAAATTTTAAACCTCTTTGCAGTATTTATATTCTTTTTAGGCTCTGCCCAGATTGATAATGTCGCAGACGGCGAATCGATCACCCTAAGAATCCATTACGGGTTTCTGAATGCAGGAACTGCCAATCTTACAACCCAAAAGACCAATTATAAAGGAGTGCCGCATCTGTATGTGAAAGGAACCGGGCAGACTACCGGAGCCGTAAAAGCATTCTTCAAGGTGGAAGATTTGTATGAAAGTTTCATCAATACTGAGACCGGTTTACCAAGTTTCTATGTAAGAAATGTACGTGAGGGAAGCTATCGCCAGCATCTTGAAACCGTTTTCAATCATGATAACAATACTTTGATCTTAACAGACAAGAAAACACCTGCCAATGGTTCCAAAGTACTGAAATCTGTAAAAGGAGTTCAGGATATGCTTTCATGTTTCTATTATCTGCGAAGCAAAAGCCCTGATGAATTAAAAGTAGGTACCATCATCAATATGAATGTTTGGATAGATGATGAAATGTTTCCTTTTCAGCTGAAAGTCATAGGAACAGAAAATTTAAAAACCAAATTCGGAACCATCAACTGTCTGAAAATTATCCCTTCAGTGAAAAGCGGAAGAGTATTTAAAGAAAAAGAAGGCGTAACGATGTGGGTTTCCAATGACGCCAATCATGTACCGATGCTTCTTAAGGCTGAGCTTGCCGTAGGATCTCTGAAAGCCAGTATCGATGGCTATAAAAATGTAAAGTATCCTTTAAAGTTTACCAAATAA
- a CDS encoding LOG family protein: MKSITVFCGSSFGTDKIYEEQAFLLGQTLAKQDIQLIYGGSQTGLMGTVANGALSENGKVTGVLPHFLQAKEIAHKNLTELVLVETMHERKTRMSELCDGVIVLPGGYGTLEEFFEMITWAQLGLHKKPIAILNIDGFYNDLINLVQTMVDKGFLKQINRDMLLISDRIDDLLEKMRNYQAPTVGKWISKEEI, encoded by the coding sequence ATGAAAAGTATAACCGTATTCTGTGGCTCAAGCTTTGGCACAGATAAAATTTATGAAGAACAGGCATTTTTGCTGGGTCAGACATTAGCGAAACAAGATATACAACTCATTTACGGCGGTTCTCAAACCGGTTTAATGGGAACGGTAGCCAACGGAGCATTAAGTGAAAATGGAAAAGTAACCGGTGTTCTACCCCATTTTTTACAGGCTAAAGAAATTGCTCATAAAAACCTTACTGAACTGGTTCTGGTAGAAACGATGCATGAGAGAAAGACCAGAATGAGCGAGCTTTGCGATGGAGTGATCGTTCTTCCCGGCGGCTATGGAACTTTGGAAGAATTTTTCGAGATGATCACCTGGGCACAGCTTGGCCTTCACAAAAAACCAATCGCCATTTTAAATATTGACGGATTTTATAATGATCTGATCAATCTGGTTCAAACTATGGTTGACAAAGGCTTTTTAAAGCAGATAAACAGGGATATGCTCCTGATCAGTGATCGTATTGATGACCTGCTGGAAAAAATGAGGAATTATCAGGCACCTACGGTTGGCAAATGGATTTCTAAGGAGGAAATATAA
- the recR gene encoding recombination mediator RecR has product MDYPSKVLAKAVDEISGLPGIGRKTALRLALHLLKQPNSRAVSLGNSLINLVNEIKYCKECHNFSDFDVCEICSNEKRSEELVCIVEDVRDVIAIENTGKYTGRYLILGGKISPMEGVGPGQLNIPSIERKVNEGKVKEFIFALSATMEGDTTAYYIYKKFKNANVNFSSIARGISVGDELEYADEISLGRSIINRLPYNEKD; this is encoded by the coding sequence ATGGATTACCCAAGCAAAGTATTGGCAAAGGCGGTGGATGAGATCTCGGGATTGCCCGGTATCGGAAGAAAGACTGCTTTACGATTAGCATTACATTTATTGAAACAGCCTAATTCCAGAGCCGTGAGCCTTGGAAACTCCCTGATTAATCTTGTCAACGAAATAAAATACTGCAAAGAATGTCATAATTTCTCTGATTTTGACGTTTGTGAGATTTGCAGTAATGAGAAAAGAAGCGAAGAACTGGTCTGCATTGTTGAAGACGTAAGGGATGTTATTGCTATAGAAAATACAGGGAAATATACCGGCAGATACCTGATCCTGGGCGGCAAAATATCTCCGATGGAAGGAGTAGGGCCCGGTCAGCTGAATATTCCGAGTATTGAGAGAAAAGTGAATGAAGGTAAGGTAAAGGAATTTATTTTTGCCCTGAGTGCCACAATGGAAGGAGATACAACGGCCTATTATATTTATAAGAAATTTAAAAATGCTAATGTGAATTTTTCAAGCATTGCAAGAGGAATTTCGGTAGGGGATGAGCTGGAATACGCAGATGAAATCTCATTGGGAAGATCAATCATCAACAGATTACCATACAACGAAAAGGATTAA
- a CDS encoding aminoacyl-histidine dipeptidase produces MELSNIEPQIIWKNFSKLNAVPRPSKKEEKVIAFIKGFGEDLGLETTVDEVGNVIIKKPATAGMENRKSIVLQSHLDMVCQKNNDVNFDFETEGIKMEIDGDWVKAKGTTLGADNGLGVATIMSVLESSDIPHPALEALFTIDEETGMTGAIGLKPGQLTGDILLNLDTEEDDEIDIGCAGGVDVTITQNYATEAPKGQIVRIEVKGLQGGHSGMDIHKGFGNANIILGRLLYKGIENQNVELISVDGGGLRNAIPREAVAIISVRNAQEFIQDATVLKKEILEEFASVEAGIQINIENSTSSEKAISEEDSKKVILTLKALHNGVYRMSPDVADLVEASNNVARVELKGGELKILNLTRSSVDSSKYSTAEQLKSVAELAGMNVVFSGSYPGWKPKPGSEIVKIMEKIYTEKFGDKPHVVACHAGLECGIIGANYPEMEMVSFGPTIRGAHSPEEKANIPSAQKFWSFLKDILANIPQK; encoded by the coding sequence ATGGAATTATCTAATATAGAACCGCAAATAATCTGGAAAAACTTCTCCAAATTAAATGCAGTTCCGAGACCATCAAAAAAAGAGGAAAAAGTAATTGCATTCATCAAAGGATTTGGTGAAGACTTAGGACTTGAGACTACTGTAGATGAAGTAGGAAATGTAATTATTAAAAAACCTGCCACTGCAGGAATGGAAAACCGTAAATCTATCGTACTGCAATCGCACCTGGATATGGTTTGCCAGAAAAACAATGATGTCAACTTTGATTTTGAAACAGAAGGAATCAAAATGGAAATTGATGGGGATTGGGTAAAGGCAAAAGGAACTACCCTGGGAGCAGATAACGGTTTAGGAGTAGCAACGATCATGTCTGTCCTTGAAAGCTCAGATATTCCACATCCTGCCCTGGAAGCTTTATTCACTATCGATGAGGAAACAGGTATGACAGGAGCTATCGGTCTAAAACCAGGACAGCTTACCGGAGATATCCTTTTGAATCTTGATACGGAAGAAGATGATGAAATTGATATAGGCTGTGCAGGAGGTGTTGATGTTACGATCACTCAAAACTATGCAACAGAAGCTCCAAAAGGACAGATTGTAAGAATTGAAGTGAAAGGATTACAGGGAGGCCACTCAGGAATGGATATCCACAAAGGGTTCGGAAACGCAAACATCATCCTGGGAAGACTTCTTTACAAAGGAATAGAAAATCAGAATGTAGAACTAATCTCTGTAGATGGTGGCGGATTAAGAAATGCTATCCCAAGAGAAGCTGTTGCCATTATCTCTGTAAGAAATGCACAGGAATTCATTCAGGATGCTACAGTTCTTAAAAAGGAAATTTTAGAAGAATTTGCCTCTGTGGAGGCAGGTATTCAGATCAATATTGAGAACTCTACCTCTTCCGAGAAAGCCATTTCAGAAGAAGATTCCAAGAAAGTGATCCTTACTTTAAAAGCTCTTCACAACGGAGTTTACAGAATGAGCCCGGATGTGGCAGATCTTGTAGAGGCTTCCAACAATGTGGCAAGAGTTGAATTAAAAGGAGGGGAGCTTAAAATTTTAAACCTTACAAGATCTTCAGTAGATTCTTCTAAATATTCTACAGCAGAACAATTAAAATCTGTAGCAGAGCTTGCAGGAATGAATGTGGTATTCAGCGGTTCTTACCCTGGATGGAAACCAAAACCAGGTTCAGAGATTGTAAAGATTATGGAGAAGATCTATACTGAAAAGTTCGGGGATAAACCTCACGTAGTAGCTTGCCACGCAGGTCTGGAATGTGGGATTATCGGGGCCAACTATCCTGAAATGGAAATGGTAAGCTTCGGGCCAACGATCAGAGGAGCACACTCTCCGGAAGAAAAAGCGAATATTCCTTCTGCTCAGAAATTCTGGAGCTTCCTGAAAGATATTTTAGCCAATATTCCTCAGAAATAG